One Plasmodium knowlesi strain H genome assembly, chromosome: 10 genomic window carries:
- a CDS encoding XAP-5 protein, putative — translation MNFRKTDNTADLIDSLINSENGKVQKYILERKRKEKEFLEKKENIKKKTMMAPKLNQMFVKNKNEDDKLISETVGLRTVHEYKQIKSGIYGKEKDSHLSGKAKEDKDSKKKKLKLSFCSDDEEENDNEDDDDDDNEEGDGDDYGNHRGNRENDDKEAKKHSDEAASEEENDGAESPSHERNLTSEGKRSKHYSDKNGSDKNDADKNLQNKDTHTKYDKNKPFKKIMKDPTVNTSFLKDKERDEQIELRKKELRELYFKLENEQKEKTIEITYSYYDGSGHRRKISVKQKTTIGQFINKCVDNLKNEFIHLRSASCETLMFVKEDIILPNYLTFYELIKNKAQGKTGPLFAFDAVENLCGVTDIRREKTDTHAGKLVEKKWYEKNKHIFPASKWEIYKPMKTYSTGYTDLFGHSA, via the exons ATGAATTTCAGAAAAACTGATAACACCGCGGACCTAATTGACAGTCTAATAAATagcgaaaatggaaaagttcaaaagtacattttggaaaggaaaaggaaggaaaaggaatttctggagaagaaggaaaacattaaaaagaaaaccatGATGGCTCCAAAACTTAATCAAAtgtttgttaaaaataaaaatgaagatgacAAGTTAATCAGCGAAACAGTTGGTCTCAGAACCGTTCACGAGTATAAACAAATCAAGAGTGGAATTTATGGCAAAGAGAAGGATAGCCATCTTAGCGGAAAGGCCAAGGAGGACAAAGatagtaaaaagaaaaaactcaAATTGTCTTTCTGCAGCGACGATGAAGAGGAGAACGACAACGAAgacgatgacgatgatgacaaCGAGGAAGGGGATGGAGATGATTACGGTAACCATCGTGGCAATCGAGAGAATGATGATAAAGAGGCCAAGAAGCACTCTGATGAGGCAGCctctgaagaagaaaacgatGGTGCGGAATCCCCTTCGCATGAACGTAACCTGACCAGCGagggaaaaaggagcaaacatTATTCGGATAAAAACGGTTCAGACAAAAATGACGCAGACAAAAATCTGCAAAATAAAGACACACACACCAAGTACGACAAAAATAAGCCATTCAAGAAAATCATGAAAGACCCAACTGTAAATACTTCCTTCCTAAAAGACAAGGAACGAGATGAACAAATAGAattgcgaaaaaaagaattaagagAATTATATTTCAAActggaaaatgaacaaaaagaaaaaacgattGAAATAACCTACTCATACTACGACGGTAGTGGCCATCggagaaaaatatcagtAAAGCAAAAAACGACGATAGGGcaatttataaataaatgtgttgacaatttaaaaaacgaaTTTATTCACCTAAGATCGGCATCTTGTGAAACCCTCATGTTTGTCAAAGAAGATATTATTCTTCCGAATTATTTAACCTTTTATgagttaattaaaaataaggccCAGGGAAAAACGGGGCCATTGTTTGCCTTTGACGCAGTGGAAAATTTATGTGGGGTTACAGAcataagaagggaaaaaactgat ACTCACGCAGGAAAGTtagtggaaaaaaagtggtatgaaaaaaacaagcaCATTTTTCCAGCATCAAAGTGGGAAATTTACAAACCCATGAAAACGTATTCGACAGGCTACACAGATCTGTTTGGTCATTCTGCATAG